The following DNA comes from Castanea sativa cultivar Marrone di Chiusa Pesio chromosome 10, ASM4071231v1.
ctaacagtaaaaaaaacaagACCCATTCCATACCGGATTGAGCCATCTTCAACAGTACTTGATAGAACGCAATACATGTTTGGTAATTCTCTGGGAATTTGTGAGTAATGTCTTCTACGGAAGACCCCTTAGTGACTAAATCAACCGATTCTTTACGAACAGTTTCGTGCTCCAGCTCTTCAACATATATACCTTTCACACATCAACAAAGGATAATGATAGGTGATGTTGGACAATggacaacaacaaaagaaaagtttgtGTAATGTAGGTAAAACTTCGATCTCCAAAATTGAAGAGAGTTTGTGATTTAAATCTAGACAACTGAGTAATACTTACAATAATATATGATGCTCTTCCACCATCCAAGGTGAGAACCACTTTTGAAGACTGAAGGCTTACTTGCTAGGAGATGCAAAGGGGTGATTCCTAGCTCGTTCACAGCATATGCAAGACTAGGTTCCACTTGAAGTATCTCAAATGCCAAATCTCTCAACCATAATAATTAAAACCAGTCAGTAATAGATAAGAAAATACTCAGCATATATCGGTAATAGGAGTATGAAAAGAAGTTAAGCAAAATGCTTACCGAAATACTCCCACCTAATGGCACAGTGAAGGGCAGTCTCACCATCATTTCTTCTGTAGGCAGGATCGATTGATTTAAGGTCTTTGTCGGAGGCTTTCAAGAGTAACAAGTGCAGGTAAAGGAAGATTTGTCTGTTACCATGAAAAGCGGCTAAGAAGAGAGGGCTCTCACCGGCTTTGTTACGAAATAATTCTTTAACCACTAAATCTTTAACCTCCAAACACTCATCAAGTTTTGCAGCAAGGAGGATGCATGTGTTCAATCTCCCCGTTGATGCTGCCACATGCAAAGGGGTATTccctttattgttttttgtccATAAACCCAACTCCGAAACACCGGTAATTACACGTACAAGTTGTTGAACCTTTTCTTCTGGTGCAATGGAGACAGCTACGTGAAATGCCGTGTCCCCTGACTTGTTGATCCTGGCGTCAATGGCTGATAATTGGTGTTGCTCATACGTCTCAACAACCTTCTTCCATTCACCAGTCATCGTATTCTTGTACAAATTGAGAGCAAGCTCATCGTGATCCACTTCCGGCCTATCTTCTTCCATTTCTTTGTTACTACTAGGAACAAATCATGAATAATATTAGATATAAGAATTAAGAAAGGATCACAGGATTTTGTACCTCGCAATAATGGGAAATGTGTTATCAGCTTATGAGCTATATATATAATGACAAGGAGAGAAGAGACTAAGTGAGAGAACTTGCCCCTTTTTTTCAACAAGAAAAGACAAATAACACACCAAAATTAATAGGAATATAAAGCACGGAAACTGTTGTTGCACACAACCACGTACACAAGGCAAAATCgcattttgaaaacataattttagttataattgttaaattatacaatcatgttttcaaaatatgatttcaaCTCTGGTGTGTATCGTATACCTATGgtttgatatataaaaaattgtccaTCCGTTTTTACAGACAGACGGACTGGTTCGATAATCAATATTCCCGTTCTATGATTCAGAGTATCATTTCCTATTTGATCCCTTTGAATTCTATATTCGAAGTTGCGATCGGAtctattcattaaaaagaatcgATTCAATATAAATTGTGTGTAACTAcattgttttatataaaaaaaaaaaaataaaataaaaaaaggccaagaagaaaacaacaaattaaaatagagaaacaaaaaaaaagtataaaagtgAAAAGCTTAAGAGTGTCATGGATATTGTCGCACCTGCATTGAGATTGAAAGATTGTCACATTTGTATACAAATCGATACTTGATGAGTAAGTCTGGTGCCACAATTATTTTTACGATTTTGTCATAACTTGTTCACGTACGTAGGTAACTTGTGAATAGTGGAATTATATATCCACATAAACCTCTCTTTTTTCACTATTTACAACTCGCCACAAAAGCAAGTTGAGATCAAAGTTGTGGAAATTATTGTGGTAGTACGAATTAGGATAATCATGCAAAATGTTTTGCTTATATGGCCAAGGCCAACTTGCAAATAATAGGTTGGACCCTTGACTTGAAGATTTCTTTGCTTAAGCATGCAAAGATCCTTGAAATTTTAAGATGCTACTAGTATTCCGCTTGAGCATCAGTGAGTGGTATTGCCCTTTTTCTTCATAGATTAgttactccttttttttttcttttttctttttttttattaaaaataattatatatatccTGTTGTCTCAAATAAGCTTGAAAATGATACAACAAAATACTAGAAAGATTCAAAATTAATGTAAAGGGGATAATGCTTAGAATGTGAACCCAAACTTTTTAATTGAGTAACGATGATGTTGAACAAAAATGAAGTCTTGCCACAAGTTGAGCTTGAGATGAAGGCAATATTTCACAAGTTTTTCAAAAGGTTAAAGAGAATTTTGAGTTGATTGAATggataagaaaaaataatgttaacttgaaaattgttaggaatattATGGAAGAtctaatcaaattcaaatgtGGTGAAGATAGGACTGATAAGTCCAAGGATTTCATTTACATATCAAagtccattaatttttttggatgtaaactgtaaaagaaaaaaatgagttGGTTATTAGTTATCgcttcaaatcaaataaaacgcAAAGATAAGAATTTGGATTGTGCCGAATTATTgagattttctttatttatctatctctctctctctctctctctctctctctctctctatatatatatatatatatatatatatatatatatatgaggatCAATTTTTATTGTCTACttacttaattattttattatataatttttgtattttaaaatttaggtttttatgtcctcattttaatttttttttagggttttctgAACTAAATTAAAGCTTTTCTAGAGTAGTATACTAGTTAGGATCAATCTAAGAAGACTGTTACATTGTAATTAGGTTTTATGGAGCCTATATATTGATAccctaattattattattatttttttttttttttgagaatctattgGCACCCTAATTAAATTGTAAACGAAGACAAAAATCCAATATATATtgacatttttctattttcctgATTCATTATAGATTAAATGTTTATGTCAAGCTAGGGCAAGATCTTACCCTCTTATATCTTCTGTTTCTCATTAAACAGCACAATGAATCTTTGTCACGGCTCTTTAGCAATAGAATTTAACCTTgtcttttttaaagaagaagagTAGGGTAGGGGAATGCAGACTTTTTCGAGAAGGACATATGCTTTAAGaccaatgaaaataaatttgatctAGAGATAGGACGTGTGTggaatgtataaaaaaaaatggcaatatGTACTGGTTCTATACTCTTAAGcctatttccatttttttctccaaaaaaaagcctatttccatttttttctccaaaaaaaaaaccctatttcTATTTATGAACACAGTaaaaagcagagagagagagagagagagagagagagggggggggggggagagccGGAGAGGgagtgcataaaaaaaaaagtaaaggactaaagaataaaagaaaagaggaaagatTACTTATGCTCAAAACTGGTAGTGGTAAGAATgaattttcctaaaaaagatGTCTTGTAGCTCTCATAGTCGGACTTTTCACTTTCCAGCCTAACATACTTGTGTTgactaagaaaaaagaaaaaaactcgTTAATATGCTTTGCAATTAATCTAgattcatattaaaaaatagaagaaaaaaatcagtGTCCGCTGCAACAGGCATAAAATGAGTAAGGATATATAGATTTATTGAAAATCTAAACCAGCCattagaaaaaattgtaaagcaTTTAATCAAAACCATCAAGCAACTATCTAGTTAACTGGTTAAGATGAAATAGAAGATTAAGTTTCCTCCAAGATGGTTCTCATATCAGATCCCTAACTAAATAACATGCAATCCACTTGATTTTGATAATGAATCTGTCTCAAATATTTACATTTAATGTTTAGATACGTGCTTTTCAAGTTATCTACGAACAAAATTCCTCCTccttaattacaattttaagtTACATGTATTACAAGTTACACGTGAATTAGGAAAATGAATCTTTGCATGCCCGTGTTTCCCAATTCACATTGAACTTTTCTTTATCTTAACTGGGGAAGAGAGGGAGATTTctttcaaagagagaaagacGAAACTAATTtgctacatatatatatatctattacCGACATGAGCAAAGTAAAGCATCTTTCCCTTTACCATAAGCtcacatctttctttttctttaaatcttTTTCCCCCTTATTCTGAAAACTTCACGTTTGTAGAAGTTAAACTATTATAAGTCCTGTATCCTAATTTTGGATTCGTGATTcgataggaaaaagaaaaactgttgTAAGATAAAGGAAATAACAAgataagaccaaaaaaaaaaaaagtgaaaaatgaaattatatataagcTTCTTCTTCAAGTGGTCATCTAATAATTGGttgatacaaaatataattaaaaatacacaCATTTTTATTGAACTAACACATACATAAAGATACATCAGTCGGTTtagggaattactcactaggaTATTTTATGTCTCATGCATCTTATGATTGCCTCATTATAATcttgcaaaagaaaaaaccttagagaaagaaaaataatgcaatCAGTATATGTCCTTCGGAGAATATACTCCATCATGTGAATACCAGCAAGATTTGGACTGATATGGTGTGTGGCACCAGCGTTGGGAAGAAATTAGAATCTGATAAGGAGTGTCTATGAAGCAAGGTGAGTAGCAATGATAACAGGTAACAAGTGTATGATTGAAGCCATTAAAGAATTGAAAAGTTGAAAACGAAAGCCATTGTCGTTAGGGCATGATTGTCCAATTAATTACATGTCCTGGTGGTTTGAAATCAATTTATGGGCCAACTTCATGGGCTTTCTACTATTGATAGGTTCCTTGGGctgaatttttagtttttcgGCTGACAATTTTAGCTGCTTCTCAAAGGATCACTCTGGATGGTTGGTGATGGAACTGAGCTGGACATTAATTAGAGAAACAATCTGGATACCCTCTTTATTCTTTAGAAGGCCcttaacaacatattttgttccAATGATTTCAACAAGTGTCGGCCCTTATACAAATCAACCCAGCACAATGGGATAGGGGAAAACAAATCTTAATCAGAAAGGTGGTTTGACAAGGAGGCAGCCCAAAGACAAGCTCAACTGGATAAACCGTAATTCTACTCATCAAAGCCAGCCTATTGGCTGGACCAAAAAGAACGATTCAATGAAACAGGCCCACTTGACATGGTGCAATTGGAAAGCTCTATGGAAACTAAAAATTCATGAAGGATTGAAGCTTCTGATGTGAAAGATAGCATGGAGATTGGAGAATCCTCCCCACCAGGTCAGTTTTAAGTGAAAAGTTCACAATAGGATGCACAACTCGTCCTCTAGGCAATGAAAAAATAGAAACCTTAAGAGTACCTATTTATAGGGTATCCCATCACTAGAATCGCATGGTCTCTCTCCATGACCAATTTGATTCTATGAACTTCGAATTCAAACTATTGTGGATTGGATCCAAGTAATACTACCCTTCAAAGGCTCTCAATATACAACAAAATGAGGAAAATAACTTCATATTGTTTGGTGCGTTTGCAGGTGATGAAATTTGGATTAACAGGAACAATTAATGTGATCAAGTCAGAGGAATTAAATGCCTGACCCTATAACAATTATGGAGCAAATTATATGTGTTTATAGGAACCACCAACAAACATGGGAATACAAATTAAGCCCaagaaagtaaaaatatttgCATCTGAACTCCCCTTCCTAGTATGTATAGTAGAATTTTGATGCAAGCAACAATTGGAAAATACAAGGCCAGCCTAGTTTTGATGGGTAGAGACCACAAGGCAGAGGTAGAGTTTATCTGGATTGAATTAAGAGAATGCACTGATCTATTGATAGCAGAAGCAAGGAAAGCGAAAGAGAAATGACTCAAGACCTTATTATTAGAAGGTGATGCACTGCAGTTATCCAAGCAATCCAAGACTCCTCATTAAATCCTCACTCGTCAATTGAACATGTGGGGCCCCTAAcccccaaaaatataaaaataaaaaggctaaTACTTATTTAAATATGCACTTATTCTAAGACAACAAGGAAAGCGCGGTATAGCGGACCCATGCCAGCATGATAGCGGCGTTTTTGAAGCAAAGGcatagcccttttttttttttttttttttttttgtggtcaaATTTGAAGTACAATATAAATTGTACTAAAAAACTATAGTAACTTTTAAAGAGAGTGGTAAATTATATTACACACATGACACAACATATTCTTTTAAGC
Coding sequences within:
- the LOC142612519 gene encoding uncharacterized protein LOC142612519; its protein translation is MEEDRPEVDHDELALNLYKNTMTGEWKKVVETYEQHQLSAIDARINKSGDTAFHVAVSIAPEEKVQQLVRVITGVSELGLWTKNNKGNTPLHVAASTGRLNTCILLAAKLDECLEVKDLVVKELFRNKAGESPLFLAAFHGNRQIFLYLHLLLLKASDKDLKSIDPAYRRNDGETALHCAIRWEYFDLAFEILQVEPSLAYAVNELGITPLHLLASKPSVFKSGSHLGWWKSIIYYCIYVEELEHETVRKESVDLVTKGSSVEDITHKFPENYQTCIAFYQVLLKMAQSESCQ